The Natribaculum luteum genome contains the following window.
AGAAGAGCTGTTTCCCGGCGTCACGGTCAGCACCGAAGCCTACTCGGTGCTCGTCGAGGCGGATCTCGAGGTCGTCGACGGTCGGGTCTTCGTCTTCGCGGAAGACGAAATGAGCGAGCACGCCTACGAACTCGTCGCGGAGGAGTAACGGCGATGCCGCTTCGAAAACAGTGGCGCGATCTCGATCGGGAGACCGTCGCCCGCGCGCCGGATCGACCCGGCGTCTACGAACTCGGCGACGGGGATGGGACCGTCCTCGCCGTGGAGTCGGGCATCCTGCGTGACGAACTCAAGACGGCGCTGGCCTACGGCGACGGCGAACAGGTGCGCTGGGAGGAGACGCACACGCGCCAGCAGGCTGCCGACCTCGCCGCCGACCACCGCGACCGCCTCGAGTGATTCGCACGGATCGCTGGAATCGTCACAGC
Protein-coding sequences here:
- a CDS encoding DUF7508 domain-containing protein — translated: MPLRKQWRDLDRETVARAPDRPGVYELGDGDGTVLAVESGILRDELKTALAYGDGEQVRWEETHTRQQAADLAADHRDRLE